The Spirochaetota bacterium genome contains a region encoding:
- the ispG gene encoding flavodoxin-dependent (E)-4-hydroxy-3-methylbut-2-enyl-diphosphate synthase, whose translation MSDSRNSTRRVTVRGLPIGGGTPVSIQSMTNVPIEDTAGTIAQIERLRAAGAALVRVALRNESSLEHLKIVRSAVDMPLSADVHFNHRIAIGAIEAGIDKVRINPGNIGDDAKVLEVVRAAKERGVPIRIGVNGGSIDRTKYPLIDAESLVASAMDHVHILENNDFFDIVVSIKASDVRLTVEANRLFAATAPYPLHVGLTEAGYGLSCIVHSSIATGALLLDGIGDTIRVSMTGDPVGEVAVAKKILEAVGLRTAPVRIIACPTCGRTDPSLDLLALAQEVEREIAARFGEGLERSGRGVVVAVMGCEVNGPGEAAHADAGIAGGRGGTMLLFSRGKKLRRIRPDEAVRSLADEIERKLREDSE comes from the coding sequence GTGAGCGATTCCAGAAATTCAACGCGAAGGGTCACGGTCCGCGGTCTTCCGATCGGCGGCGGCACTCCGGTGTCGATCCAGTCCATGACGAACGTCCCGATCGAAGACACGGCGGGAACCATCGCGCAGATCGAACGGCTCCGCGCGGCGGGCGCAGCGCTTGTCCGCGTTGCGCTCCGAAACGAATCATCACTCGAGCACCTTAAAATCGTGCGAAGTGCCGTTGATATGCCGCTTTCCGCCGATGTGCATTTCAATCACCGCATCGCGATCGGCGCGATCGAGGCCGGCATCGACAAGGTGCGCATCAACCCCGGCAACATCGGAGACGACGCGAAGGTGCTCGAGGTGGTGCGGGCCGCGAAGGAACGAGGGGTGCCGATCAGGATTGGCGTAAACGGCGGTTCGATCGACAGGACAAAGTATCCTCTCATTGACGCCGAAAGCCTGGTCGCCTCGGCGATGGACCACGTGCATATCCTCGAGAACAATGATTTTTTCGATATTGTCGTCTCAATCAAGGCCTCCGACGTCCGTCTCACCGTGGAGGCAAACCGGCTCTTTGCCGCGACCGCGCCGTATCCGCTCCACGTGGGGCTCACCGAGGCGGGGTACGGGCTTTCGTGCATCGTACACAGCTCGATCGCGACAGGGGCCCTCCTCCTCGACGGAATCGGCGACACCATCCGCGTCTCCATGACCGGCGATCCGGTGGGGGAGGTGGCCGTTGCGAAAAAAATACTGGAGGCCGTGGGACTGCGGACGGCGCCGGTACGCATCATCGCCTGCCCGACCTGCGGCCGTACGGACCCGTCGCTGGATCTGCTCGCGCTAGCGCAGGAAGTGGAGCGGGAAATCGCAGCGCGATTCGGCGAAGGGCTCGAGCGCTCCGGGCGCGGCGTCGTCGTTGCGGTGATGGGGTGCGAGGTGAACGGTCCGGGAGAGGCGGCCCACGCCGACGCCGGAATCGCCGGTGGGCGCGGCGGGACCATGCTCCTTTTCTCAAGGGGGAAAAAACTGCGCAGGATAAGGCCGGACGAGGCGGTGCGATCGCTCGCCGACGAGATAGAACGAAAACTACGGGAGGATTCGGAATGA
- a CDS encoding 1-deoxy-D-xylulose-5-phosphate reductoisomerase, which produces MSVTVSILGSTGSIGTSALRAIRSQGGDFRVYGLSCNRNTALLGEQIEEFRPEVVAVASNDDSHGCCEELRRRFPGIEFFDGAEGVLEIARRDVDIVLSAIVGAAGLRPTLEAVPHTRRIALANKETLVMAGGLFMDKIREHSVELIPVDSEHSAVFSLLENLDSSEVERIILTASGGSLRDRGADDLAGVTPGEALNHPTWSMGSKITIDSATLMNKGLEVIEAHHLFDAPYDSIDVLIHPESVIHSMVETIDGSLYALLGVPDMALPILNALSYPERRRNPFGRLRLEDLGSLHFAAPDARRYPALALCYGAGRAGGTAPAALNGANETAVDLFLERKIGFTDIVRLVEEVLALHRPVAEPDIDDIFQADAWARKAVQSILRG; this is translated from the coding sequence ATGTCCGTCACCGTCAGCATCCTGGGCTCAACCGGGTCCATAGGCACTTCGGCGCTCCGGGCGATCCGCTCGCAGGGCGGCGATTTCAGGGTGTACGGGCTCTCCTGCAACCGCAACACGGCGCTTCTGGGGGAGCAGATTGAGGAGTTCCGCCCCGAAGTGGTGGCCGTCGCATCGAACGACGATTCGCACGGGTGCTGCGAGGAACTGCGTCGGCGTTTCCCCGGGATCGAGTTTTTTGACGGAGCGGAAGGCGTCCTCGAGATTGCAAGGCGCGACGTCGACATAGTCCTTTCGGCGATTGTAGGCGCCGCGGGCCTGCGGCCGACGCTCGAGGCCGTGCCGCACACGCGCCGGATTGCGCTGGCCAACAAGGAGACGCTGGTCATGGCGGGCGGGCTTTTTATGGATAAAATTCGGGAGCACTCCGTGGAGCTCATTCCCGTGGACAGCGAGCACAGCGCGGTATTCTCGCTCCTCGAAAACCTGGATTCGTCCGAGGTCGAGCGCATCATCCTCACCGCGTCCGGGGGGAGCCTTCGCGACCGCGGTGCCGACGATCTTGCCGGCGTAACACCCGGCGAGGCGCTCAATCACCCGACCTGGAGCATGGGAAGTAAAATAACGATCGATTCGGCCACGCTCATGAACAAGGGGCTCGAGGTGATCGAGGCGCACCATCTTTTCGATGCGCCCTACGACTCCATCGACGTGCTCATTCATCCGGAGAGCGTCATTCACTCGATGGTGGAAACGATAGACGGATCGCTGTACGCGTTACTCGGCGTTCCGGACATGGCGCTCCCGATCCTCAACGCGCTCTCATACCCGGAGAGACGGCGCAATCCTTTCGGCCGACTCAGGCTTGAGGACCTCGGCAGCCTTCATTTCGCGGCGCCGGACGCGCGTCGTTATCCGGCGCTTGCGCTGTGCTATGGCGCGGGCCGTGCCGGAGGGACGGCCCCGGCGGCGCTTAACGGCGCGAACGAAACGGCGGTGGATCTTTTCCTGGAGCGTAAAATCGGATTCACCGATATCGTGCGCCTGGTCGAGGAGGTGCTCGCGCTTCACAGGCCGGTGGCCGAACCGGACATCGACGATATTTTCCAGGCCGACGCCTGGGCGAGGAAAGCCGTACAATCTATTTTGAGAGGTTAA
- a CDS encoding TetR/AcrR family transcriptional regulator: protein MKNNNKEKILQVSRQLFLKFGYSGISIRTIASKARLTTGAIYFHFKNKRDIYTTICIEAIEMLFAKFSGSMARRKSNPQKLISTFDSYMEFFYRHRDYYNILMEYKAEFDAEGASGRETVAEKMAELLRLTSETVRAGIAAGEFRKVDPMMLSLFLASVAEGMLQYKKLGLMAAIKIEDGDFRNFMADVIGGGIAASSQPRAKRKP, encoded by the coding sequence ATGAAAAACAACAATAAAGAAAAAATACTCCAAGTGTCGCGGCAGCTTTTCTTGAAGTTCGGCTACAGCGGCATCTCGATACGCACCATCGCCTCGAAAGCCAGGCTGACCACCGGGGCGATCTATTTTCATTTCAAGAACAAGCGCGACATCTATACGACCATCTGCATCGAGGCGATCGAAATGCTTTTTGCGAAATTCTCGGGGAGCATGGCGCGTCGTAAAAGCAATCCGCAGAAGCTCATCTCGACCTTCGATTCGTACATGGAGTTCTTTTACCGGCACCGGGACTACTACAACATCCTCATGGAATACAAAGCCGAGTTCGACGCCGAGGGGGCGAGCGGCCGCGAAACCGTCGCCGAAAAGATGGCCGAGCTGCTGAGGCTCACGTCCGAAACGGTACGCGCGGGGATCGCGGCGGGGGAATTCAGGAAGGTCGACCCGATGATGCTCTCGCTCTTCCTGGCGTCTGTGGCCGAGGGCATGCTTCAGTACAAGAAACTCGGCCTCATGGCGGCGATAAAGATCGAGGACGGGGATTTTCGCAATTTTATGGCCGATGTAATCGGCGGCGGGATAGCGGCGTCATCTCAGCCCAGGGCGAAGCGGAAACCGTAG
- the pyrH gene encoding UMP kinase produces MEPPADRPNLKYRRIVVKISGEALAGEDRFGINPETVKRIAREIAEVYRLGVQVAVVVGGGNIFRGSVGKELGMEQATGDYMGMLATVINALAMQDALEKLGTPTRVMTALEMRAVAEPYIRRRAIRHLEKNRVVILSAGTGNPFFTTDTAAGLRAIEIGAEVLMKATKVDGVYDSDPEKNSGARKIDAIGYLEVIERQLRVMDLTAISLCMDNHLPIIVFNLLDEDSIRKAVTGHTIGTTIS; encoded by the coding sequence ATGGAACCCCCGGCAGACCGGCCGAATCTCAAATACCGGCGCATCGTCGTTAAAATAAGCGGCGAGGCGCTCGCGGGCGAGGATCGTTTCGGCATCAATCCCGAAACGGTGAAAAGGATCGCCCGCGAGATCGCCGAGGTCTACCGGCTCGGAGTACAGGTTGCGGTGGTCGTCGGGGGGGGCAACATCTTCCGCGGCTCGGTGGGCAAGGAGCTGGGCATGGAACAGGCCACCGGCGACTATATGGGCATGCTCGCCACGGTGATCAACGCGCTTGCCATGCAGGACGCGCTGGAGAAGCTCGGAACGCCGACGCGAGTGATGACGGCCCTTGAGATGCGCGCGGTCGCCGAGCCGTATATACGCCGTCGCGCCATTCGCCACCTCGAAAAAAACCGCGTGGTGATCCTCTCGGCCGGCACGGGCAACCCCTTCTTCACGACCGACACCGCCGCGGGCCTGCGCGCCATCGAGATCGGGGCCGAGGTGCTCATGAAGGCGACAAAGGTCGACGGCGTCTATGATTCGGACCCCGAGAAAAACAGCGGCGCCAGGAAGATCGACGCGATCGGGTACCTCGAGGTGATAGAGAGGCAACTGCGGGTGATGGACCTCACCGCCATATCGCTCTGCATGGACAACCACCTGCCGATTATCGTTTTCAATCTCCTCGACGAGGACTCCATCAGAAAGGCCGTAACGGGCCATACCATAGGAACAACCATATCCTGA
- a CDS encoding phosphatidate cytidylyltransferase, translated as MNETSTRILSAAVALPVYCFLVVTDLFYSLPVLIISLIISLGCLYEYYQICSRDDGNRPFVITGMVMAAAINIIMYLYAFGKVYGYSAYAQPFDARLVFAVLAIGLPVIFAIHIYKRPVAGGIYSLATTVFGVVFIAFLFSHIILLKALKDGYIYVLILNAVVMLNDSGAYFGGVYFGRHKAGFRVSPNKSWEGYFSGLLTSIIAMLLISLVLESFFGKSLFTMIEATLIGIVLSVVGNIGDLAESAVKRDGSIKDSGSLVPGHGGIWDVFDSMIVTLPLFYYYLVLKGVQ; from the coding sequence ATGAACGAAACATCGACTCGAATACTCAGCGCGGCTGTGGCGCTGCCGGTTTACTGCTTTCTGGTGGTCACCGATCTATTTTACTCGCTCCCCGTTCTGATCATCTCGCTCATCATTTCGCTGGGCTGTCTTTACGAGTATTATCAGATATGTTCCCGCGACGACGGCAACAGGCCGTTTGTCATCACGGGCATGGTCATGGCCGCGGCCATAAACATCATCATGTATCTCTACGCGTTCGGGAAAGTCTACGGGTATTCGGCCTATGCTCAGCCCTTCGACGCCCGGCTGGTTTTTGCGGTACTGGCGATAGGGCTGCCGGTAATTTTCGCGATCCATATTTACAAGCGGCCCGTGGCCGGCGGCATCTATTCGCTCGCAACGACGGTCTTCGGCGTCGTTTTTATCGCGTTCCTTTTTTCGCATATCATACTCCTGAAGGCCCTCAAGGACGGTTATATCTATGTGCTCATCCTGAACGCCGTCGTCATGCTGAACGATTCGGGCGCGTATTTCGGCGGGGTGTATTTCGGCAGGCACAAGGCGGGTTTCAGGGTATCCCCCAATAAATCGTGGGAGGGGTATTTCTCGGGGCTTTTGACCAGTATCATCGCGATGCTCCTCATCAGCCTGGTGCTCGAGTCCTTTTTCGGCAAGAGCCTTTTCACCATGATCGAGGCGACTCTCATCGGTATCGTTCTCAGCGTGGTCGGTAATATCGGCGACCTGGCGGAGTCCGCGGTCAAGCGCGACGGTTCGATCAAGGACTCCGGCTCGCTCGTCCCGGGGCACGGTGGAATCTGGGATGTTTTCGATTCCATGATCGTTACGCTGCCGCTTTTTTATTATTACCTGGTACTCAAGGGCGTCCAGTAA
- a CDS encoding SUMF1/EgtB/PvdO family nonheme iron enzyme, which yields MRPTGGRSHALMEPARFVDIPEGMYDIGIDAAFIPDIERRVFGEDLPAAYMATAVPRRSVHLKRVRVSRFLVTAAEFEEFADSTAFVTEAEREGWGWTWEGGWTKREDLSWRRPFGGEIDKDYWSGRAFMPVLQVSWNDADNWCRWLSGETGESIRLPLETEWEAFGLLAGVRSIREIPDDESRIAVDTAGDFFKMLSGIFSANADLHPAGVLWEWTADWFRAYPGGGPDADYGEVYRMLRGGSLASHPLQRCREYRFRRCPTARSPFYGFRFALG from the coding sequence ATGCGCCCGACTGGCGGCCGTAGCCACGCGCTTATGGAGCCGGCGCGCTTCGTCGATATTCCCGAAGGGATGTACGATATCGGTATCGACGCGGCCTTTATTCCGGATATTGAGCGCCGTGTTTTCGGCGAGGATCTCCCGGCCGCGTATATGGCCACGGCCGTGCCGCGCCGGTCGGTACATTTAAAGAGGGTGCGCGTTTCGCGCTTTCTCGTAACGGCCGCCGAATTCGAGGAATTCGCAGATTCCACGGCATTCGTCACCGAGGCCGAGCGCGAGGGATGGGGCTGGACCTGGGAAGGCGGCTGGACGAAAAGAGAAGACCTGTCGTGGCGGCGTCCCTTCGGCGGTGAAATCGATAAGGATTACTGGAGCGGGCGCGCCTTTATGCCTGTGCTCCAGGTGAGCTGGAATGACGCGGACAACTGGTGCCGGTGGCTGTCGGGTGAAACCGGTGAAAGCATCCGCCTTCCGCTGGAAACCGAATGGGAGGCCTTCGGCCTTCTCGCCGGAGTTCGGTCAATACGCGAAATACCCGATGACGAATCACGGATCGCCGTGGATACGGCCGGGGACTTTTTTAAAATGCTTTCCGGGATATTCTCCGCGAACGCGGACCTGCATCCGGCCGGGGTATTGTGGGAGTGGACGGCGGACTGGTTCAGGGCTTATCCCGGCGGCGGCCCCGATGCCGATTACGGAGAGGTGTACCGGATGCTCCGCGGCGGTTCGCTCGCGAGCCACCCTCTTCAGCGCTGCCGCGAATACCGCTTCCGCCGCTGTCCCACGGCCCGAAGTCCCTTCTACGGTTTCCGCTTCGCCCTGGGCTGA
- the rseP gene encoding RIP metalloprotease RseP produces MATLTYILAAVILLGLCIFVHELGHLLGGRMVGIKAKVFSIGYGKGFIKKKIGDTTYQLTLIPFGGYCQFYGEDPSEDRKGESYEFLSAHPLRRVVTVVMGPLFNLFFGIILFFTMNMIGYEVETNRVYIPDYFTQGEYISPAYKAGIRSGDTIVGINFKKISSFQDIQNSIVFSDGLPAAIRVVREGRTIDFTVTPKRFTAKGYYTLGVMPYGEQVLVVRSLEDEAAHGAGIRQFDEVKAFNGRPVKTPADFTGYIRANAGKEVKMLVDRGGKEMEISVTPRLKETITIQEFEDARFKGEKIELTTDKLDLVKNGIVRGSVKINGERVLSLADFQKRLERNRGKVVRLETAGGSYTGRVAYEKFGFIGVETGVAPEMVPLRFGIADGFVKSLVDPYDFIVMNIKGIGMLFAGELDVRQNLSGPIRIAKIAGDTAYYRGISAFIILMAKISIILMVMNLLPIPAVDGSFIIFFVYEAIKGSPINQKVLEKIQFVGITLLIILGVFVIFNDLSFFPFFQKLFQ; encoded by the coding sequence ATGGCGACACTTACATACATACTGGCAGCGGTGATCCTTCTCGGATTGTGCATCTTTGTACACGAGCTCGGTCACCTTCTGGGCGGCAGGATGGTTGGCATAAAGGCGAAGGTATTTTCCATCGGTTACGGGAAGGGCTTCATCAAAAAAAAGATCGGCGATACGACATACCAGCTCACTCTTATTCCGTTCGGGGGCTACTGCCAGTTTTACGGGGAAGACCCTTCCGAGGACCGAAAGGGCGAATCGTACGAATTTCTCTCCGCCCACCCGCTCAGGCGCGTGGTGACGGTGGTGATGGGACCGCTCTTCAATCTCTTCTTCGGAATCATCCTTTTTTTCACGATGAACATGATCGGATACGAAGTCGAGACCAACAGGGTATACATACCCGATTACTTCACGCAGGGGGAGTACATATCCCCGGCGTACAAGGCGGGCATACGGAGCGGCGATACGATTGTCGGGATAAATTTCAAAAAGATATCGTCCTTTCAGGACATTCAGAATTCGATCGTTTTTTCGGACGGCCTTCCGGCGGCGATCCGGGTGGTGCGCGAGGGTCGGACGATTGATTTTACCGTAACCCCGAAGAGGTTTACCGCGAAAGGGTATTATACGCTGGGTGTGATGCCCTATGGAGAGCAGGTGCTCGTGGTTCGGAGCCTCGAGGACGAGGCGGCCCACGGCGCCGGGATACGGCAGTTTGACGAGGTGAAGGCCTTTAACGGTCGGCCGGTCAAAACGCCCGCCGATTTCACCGGGTACATCCGGGCGAATGCCGGCAAAGAGGTCAAGATGCTTGTAGACAGGGGCGGAAAGGAGATGGAGATTTCCGTGACTCCGCGACTTAAGGAGACGATTACGATTCAAGAGTTCGAGGATGCCCGGTTTAAAGGGGAGAAGATCGAGCTTACCACGGATAAGCTCGATCTGGTTAAAAACGGAATCGTACGGGGGAGTGTGAAGATAAACGGAGAGCGGGTGCTTTCGCTCGCAGACTTCCAGAAGCGCCTGGAGCGGAACCGGGGCAAGGTCGTGCGGCTTGAGACGGCCGGGGGGAGCTACACGGGGCGCGTCGCCTATGAAAAATTCGGCTTCATCGGCGTTGAAACGGGGGTCGCGCCGGAGATGGTGCCGCTTCGCTTCGGTATCGCGGACGGGTTCGTGAAATCGCTCGTTGATCCGTATGATTTTATCGTGATGAATATCAAGGGCATCGGCATGCTCTTCGCCGGAGAGCTCGACGTGCGGCAGAACCTTTCCGGGCCGATCCGGATCGCGAAGATCGCCGGCGACACGGCTTATTACCGGGGGATCTCGGCCTTCATCATTCTCATGGCGAAAATATCGATTATACTTATGGTGATGAACCTGCTGCCAATCCCGGCCGTCGACGGTAGCTTCATTATTTTCTTTGTCTACGAGGCGATCAAGGGAAGTCCCATAAACCAGAAGGTGCTTGAGAAGATCCAATTCGTAGGGATAACGCTCCTGATCATTCTGGGAGTGTTCGTTATATTCAACGATCTGAGCTTCTTCCCGTTCTTTCAGAAGCTCTTTCAGTAG
- the tsf gene encoding translation elongation factor Ts yields the protein MADITSDMIKELREKTQAGMLDCKKALMECGGDMEKSVEYLRKKGLASANKRMGREAREGIIASYIHTNSKLGVLLELNCETDFVAKNADFQELAKEIAMQVAASSPLYMDIEDVPAEDLEKEKAIYRDQIKDSGKPEQVVEKIVEGKIKKYYAEVCLMEQEYIKDPKLTIRDLVKNRIATYGENIAVGRFVRYKIGK from the coding sequence GTGGCTGATATAACATCCGACATGATAAAGGAGTTGAGGGAGAAGACGCAGGCGGGCATGCTCGACTGCAAGAAGGCTCTCATGGAGTGCGGTGGCGATATGGAGAAGTCGGTCGAGTACCTGCGCAAGAAGGGCCTCGCGTCGGCGAACAAGAGAATGGGCCGCGAGGCCCGCGAGGGAATCATCGCGTCGTACATCCATACCAACAGCAAGCTCGGCGTACTCCTCGAGCTCAACTGCGAAACCGATTTCGTCGCCAAGAATGCGGACTTCCAGGAGCTGGCAAAGGAGATAGCCATGCAGGTTGCGGCCTCGAGCCCGCTGTATATGGATATTGAAGACGTGCCCGCCGAGGATCTGGAGAAGGAAAAGGCGATCTACCGCGACCAGATTAAGGACTCCGGAAAACCCGAGCAGGTTGTCGAGAAGATCGTGGAAGGTAAAATCAAGAAGTATTACGCCGAGGTCTGCCTCATGGAGCAGGAGTATATTAAAGACCCGAAGCTGACCATACGCGATCTTGTTAAAAACAGGATCGCCACCTACGGCGAGAACATCGCGGTCGGAAGGTTCGTGCGTTACAAGATAGGAAAATAA
- the uppS gene encoding polyprenyl diphosphate synthase, with product MKDYASLIDRDNVPRHVAIIMDGNGRWAQKRSLPRVEGHRRGAQVIESLMDTAIDLGIGVVSLYAFSTENWSRPKDEIAGIWKLLEMFFEANIERIKKKGVRLRHSGSMRHLPASTRRIIEDSVNRTRNNRVIILNFCLNYGGRQEILDAVNGWAVSRKHGEKLSERSLERHLYTAGLPEVDLLIRTSGEHRISNFLLWQVAYAEMIFAGVLWPDFKSRHLYRMIYEYQRRDRRFGGL from the coding sequence ATGAAAGATTATGCGAGCCTCATCGACAGGGACAATGTCCCGCGTCACGTGGCCATCATCATGGACGGCAACGGGCGCTGGGCCCAAAAGCGTTCGCTCCCGCGCGTCGAGGGCCACCGGCGGGGCGCGCAGGTAATCGAGTCGCTTATGGACACGGCGATTGATCTGGGGATAGGGGTCGTTTCGCTGTACGCGTTTTCAACTGAAAACTGGTCCAGGCCGAAGGACGAGATTGCGGGCATCTGGAAGCTGCTTGAAATGTTCTTCGAGGCCAATATTGAGAGGATCAAAAAAAAAGGGGTGAGATTGCGCCACTCGGGCTCCATGCGGCATCTCCCGGCATCGACCAGGCGCATCATCGAGGATTCGGTCAACCGGACGCGCAACAACAGGGTTATCATCCTGAACTTCTGTCTCAATTACGGCGGCCGCCAGGAGATTCTTGACGCCGTTAACGGCTGGGCGGTATCGCGCAAACATGGCGAAAAATTATCGGAACGATCGCTCGAGCGGCACCTTTATACGGCCGGACTGCCCGAAGTCGATTTATTGATACGGACCAGCGGGGAGCATCGGATCAGCAATTTCCTGCTCTGGCAGGTCGCCTACGCGGAGATGATATTCGCCGGGGTGCTCTGGCCGGATTTCAAATCGCGCCATCTGTACCGTATGATTTACGAATACCAGCGGAGAGATAGGAGGTTCGGCGGACTATGA
- a CDS encoding glycoside hydrolase family 1 protein — MKKVKAEDRNYIFPKGFLWGSASAAFQVEGGCAHHDFYDWALRGKIKDGTSPIDAVRFWEYYKGDIALMKKMNHNAARIGIEWARIEPSEGAFDEKALAHYRAILKEMRKAKISPMVTLHHFANPMWLVRMGGWENPRTVDYYLRFVKKAVDSLGDLVDIWNTINEPSVYAVAAYLFGEFPPGKKSFRLCLRVMDVMIEAHVRAYAAIHEIHDEKNWRKARVGIAKHLRPFDPLNEKSPLDRVSARLMDKYFNNRYLEKISAKGRTLDIFGLNYYSGDLVKFPMKMLTRPELPKNKLGWDIYPEGLYRIVKRYWELYRLPIYITENGTCEDGDEIRPRYILEHLYQLHRAIDEGVDVAGYYHWSTLDNFELVDGLMSRFGLVHVDHEHPKRKRTIKRSGRLYGEIARSGGITENIVRKHAPDWRP; from the coding sequence ATGAAAAAAGTGAAAGCCGAGGATAGGAATTATATTTTTCCGAAGGGTTTCCTCTGGGGCAGCGCGTCCGCGGCCTTCCAGGTTGAGGGCGGGTGTGCGCACCACGATTTTTACGACTGGGCGCTTCGGGGGAAAATAAAAGACGGCACCAGCCCGATCGACGCGGTGCGTTTCTGGGAGTATTATAAAGGCGACATCGCGCTCATGAAAAAAATGAACCACAACGCGGCGCGCATCGGCATCGAGTGGGCGCGGATCGAACCGTCCGAGGGAGCGTTCGACGAGAAGGCGCTGGCGCACTACAGGGCGATCTTAAAAGAAATGCGAAAGGCGAAAATAAGTCCTATGGTCACCCTCCACCATTTCGCCAACCCAATGTGGCTGGTGCGCATGGGGGGATGGGAGAACCCCCGCACCGTCGATTATTACCTTCGCTTCGTTAAAAAGGCGGTCGACTCGCTCGGGGATCTTGTCGACATCTGGAACACAATCAACGAGCCGTCGGTCTACGCCGTGGCGGCCTACCTCTTCGGAGAGTTCCCCCCGGGGAAGAAAAGCTTCCGGCTGTGCCTGCGTGTGATGGACGTGATGATCGAGGCGCATGTGCGGGCTTACGCGGCGATCCACGAAATTCATGATGAGAAGAACTGGAGAAAGGCACGGGTCGGAATCGCCAAGCACCTGCGCCCCTTCGACCCGCTTAACGAAAAAAGCCCGCTCGACCGCGTCTCGGCGCGCCTGATGGACAAGTACTTCAACAACCGATACCTCGAAAAGATCAGCGCGAAGGGGCGCACCCTCGACATTTTCGGGCTGAACTATTATTCCGGTGACCTTGTAAAATTCCCCATGAAGATGCTGACCCGTCCGGAGCTTCCGAAAAACAAGCTGGGGTGGGACATCTATCCCGAGGGATTGTACCGTATAGTAAAACGGTACTGGGAGTTATACCGCCTGCCGATCTACATCACCGAAAACGGTACCTGCGAGGATGGCGATGAAATTCGCCCCCGATACATTCTCGAACACCTGTATCAACTCCACAGGGCCATCGACGAGGGCGTGGACGTCGCCGGCTACTATCACTGGTCGACCCTGGACAACTTCGAACTGGTCGACGGGCTTATGTCGCGCTTCGGACTGGTGCACGTGGACCACGAACACCCGAAGCGCAAGCGCACGATCAAGCGAAGCGGCCGCCTCTACGGCGAGATCGCGCGCTCGGGCGGCATCACCGAGAACATCGTACGGAAGCATGCGCCCGACTGGCGGCCGTAG
- the frr gene encoding ribosome recycling factor, with translation MIDDIITDAEERMTKSIKALEKEFGSIRTGRANPSLFDGIRVNVYDSMMPLNQLATISCPEPRLVVIQPWDRGNLTAVEKAILKSDLSLNPNNDGNLIRIQIPDLTEERRKEYVKLAKQKAEECRVSIRNVRRDSNDMIKDLEKQKEISEDDSKAAVVRIQKITDRFTEEVQKLTDNKEKEISHI, from the coding sequence ATGATCGATGACATAATTACTGATGCGGAAGAGCGGATGACCAAGAGCATCAAGGCGCTCGAAAAGGAATTCGGCTCGATCCGTACGGGAAGGGCCAATCCGTCACTCTTCGACGGAATACGCGTAAACGTATACGACTCCATGATGCCGCTCAACCAGCTCGCGACGATCTCGTGTCCCGAGCCGCGCCTGGTGGTGATACAGCCATGGGACCGGGGCAATCTCACGGCGGTGGAGAAGGCCATTCTTAAATCGGACCTCTCGCTGAATCCAAACAACGACGGGAACCTGATACGCATACAGATCCCCGATCTGACCGAGGAGCGCCGCAAGGAGTACGTCAAGCTGGCCAAGCAGAAGGCGGAGGAGTGCCGGGTGTCCATTCGCAACGTACGGCGTGATTCGAACGATATGATCAAGGACCTCGAAAAACAGAAGGAAATATCTGAAGACGATTCCAAGGCCGCCGTGGTGCGAATACAGAAAATCACCGACAGGTTTACCGAAGAGGTGCAGAAGCTGACCGACAACAAGGAGAAGGAGATCAGCCATATCTGA